The genomic window GGAACAAACAGGTATCCTTCATTCTTGAGGTGTCTGAAGAAGCCGCCGAGACCTTTCTCCTTAACTCCATCTATGATGCTCTTCACCACCGACGCCATGATTTCACTACCACGTTCTGTTCTCTCGATTTCGTTCGTTTGTATCTAAGGCTGCGTTTGGCAATGTAATACCGAAGGGGAGTCAAAAATAATTTCTCACAAATTTCATTTCGCTAATTGAATTCAATTTGTGCAAAACCTAAATTAGAGTAatcctaaattcaatttttgcaaaacctaatgaattcaatttttgcaaAACGTAATTGGTGAACAAATTCAGTAACCGAAATTCAAATCAAATCCAAAGCACAATTAGTGAAAAGGAACTAAATTAGAGTGTTGAAATTTAAGTTACACTGCAATCGGAGAAGAAACAGAAGACATCATCAAATTTCAACGAAGAATAGCAACCGCAGCGAGATGTATTGAGGAGAGTGAGATCGAAGCGAGATCGTGAACGGAGCAAGACCAGAGCGGAGGAAGATCGTGAACGAGCGAGATCGAGAGCGGTTTCGCCGTAGAGTAAAAGCGGTGGCGTGTTCTTACCTCTGAGATAGATAATAATAAagcattaaaatataaataaataaataaataagaatagtaataatttgttaaaaaaataatataaaattaattttagtcaATTGGTGGCTAATATACTTGAAATTAACTAGTAAAACATTTTGTAGCAAACTTTTGGTAGCAAATCacgtattttcttgtagtgatcgatttatagattttgtttttttaatcgAAGAGCATTTAGATATGAAGGGATAAAACAAACTTGACTTTTATATGTTGTTTATGTCTCCTTATAtattagataaaaaattatatagaaaaaTTGGGGAGGGGTGGTGGACATAAACCTAGCTAGCTCAAAGCGTCAATACAAAAGCGTATGACAATTTAAAGATAATCAACTTCTAGTTAAACCTAACAGTCAaattaatagttatattttgGTGAATGGACCAATCATTAACATGAAACTGTTCCAAAAATCAATAGCTCCTTGTAGCAGACAACATCAAGCAAGATACTCTTTCGAGCCATATAGTCTAGCGTCAACGAGAGCAATGACGAAGGTATCATTGACAATCTAAAATCAAACTCGATTATTGATATAGATATTCTGTGGCACACAACCAAGTGAGGTAACTAAAGACGAGCCTGAAGTTAACTTCAAGCCCGTCATTGGGTACAACGGGTGGAACCGGCGACAACACGAAAGGGATCAACTAACCGACAACTTGTTGTGAACAACAAGTATAACAACCCTTTCGAGCATAACAATCCTAAGAAAGTCACCGCCTACCATTGAAAGAACAACACAATAACCAAAATGGCGACAGTGGCGAACCAAAGCAACTCATGGCGTGAAGCATCAGAATTGAACCAAAGATGAATGGAGAAAACCAACACCACCTTTGTAGACGATTCTAATATGCAAAACCAAACTGCAAATATCTTTGCACGAGACCTGTCGTCTGCAAACGATCCTTTTAAACCTTTCTTCTTAAATAATCGTGCACCATATCCGCATAGAAATTAATTTACTTACACAtttcttaggtttaatattattttgtggGGTCACCATGATATAGGGACTAATCTCCGGAACCTTTGGGTaagtaaattaaattatatgagAGATGAATTCTTCTCTGTCAACTAAATTTTTTGCATATGCAAGAGTCAGACAATCGAACTTCTGACCATATGCTTAATGTGttatataatacaatatatgTTCTTATCAACTGAGTTATGTTCGTGAAGACCGGTcactacacttttttttttttgtcaattaatctagtggctagaatttccacccttaaggtggataagtgggatgaccggagTTCAAACCCCGAACTAAATTCACGGGACACTGCACTTTCTATTTTATCAACTCAGTGAATTTTAGATAATACTCCgtattttattaaattgtagtgtTTTGGTAAACTGAAATCAActacataaaaaaaatcgattCGTAATTTGGTAGATGATTgtccataataataataataatactagtaATATATATTCCATTTTCGATTTCTTTTACCTCAATTTTTCACCACAGAAGATAAAACGTTGAATACTACCAGCAAACAAACAATCTTGCAAACATATTTTattccgtttaataattaaaatctttaaattagagatccacacacacacacacgacAGAAGGTTTGGTGATAAAAGTGTGCGCATGCATTGCACCTGAGGACGGAGAAGAGAATCCAATGTAATGACACAATTAATCAGACACGTGTGAAAATAACTCGCACCATTGGCTGTATTATGTGGGGGTACACCCAATGACGGTGCATTTATTACACAATatcatttttatctttttaattttatttttttaacgacaaaatattaataataatcggTCACTGCACAAGACCAACAGATGTCGGGATAAACGGAACTACAAAATAAAGACGCTGTATCCATCACAATTATAAATTgctttataatattaataaaaaacttgaagttattttttttagtgtacaATCTTAGAAAAAAGATTtggttaaataaataaagtttgatcaataattgttttaataaaattcGAATTTGAGTTATCCTAAACGATTTTAGTTAAACCTAaatcaacttttaaaaaattgattcctaatttaataatatttctttcTATTATACCTTTTATTATTACcactttcttttattaattctttGATTTgtctttttcatattattaatataggataattttgtaaaataaattatcatatattttcataaaaaaattaattacaattACTTAATGCTATGGTGGACCAGTTTAATAAGTGATTCACCGTGGACCAATGCTTAAATCATCAGAAATTTTAACGACtgtcaattatattttttaaaaataaaaattacgaTTCTTCTCATTTTTATGGTTAAAAAACTGAAATTATTAGTCAATTCAGGACGAGTCACATGTTTATTATATGTCATTTTAATCAAATCGGTGtcaattaagtcattattttaatcataaaaatgaaaataaccaTTAAGGTATACTTTCTAACATCAACGTATATTAtcgataatattttaaatattttttaatacagCAGGTCCACCATAGACCACTCGAAAAAGTagtccatattaaaatttaccataGTTTAGAATATAGTAGTATCATAACCTTCTTGTTTTAGTATAGGAACCACCTtctggttaatttttttttcattttaattttttcagcTAAACAAAGATACACCAACCATCGATTAGTCTAGATGGTTAGAGTCTTAGATCCTTTAAACAAATAGTTAGTGGTTTGATCGGTAATTTAACTTCTAACTTTTGCatgtgaaaaatatatattttagaggGATATATCCACCTTAGAGATTAGTCACCCTATAAAACAACGAAAAATTCATGCATATAACATAGTAAtctaaaaatataacatatggCGTAAGATAACCTGGCCGGTGAAGTGGAACAAAGTTTGTCATGATATGGAGGTTGGCGGATTGGGGGTACAAAGGGTTAGAGAATTCAATTTATCTCTTTTAGAGAAGTGAAGGTTGTTGGTTGAGCAAGAGGGGTTGTGGTATAAGGTTCTGGTTGCAAAATATGACGTTGAGGATGGGCCGTGGGCGGGTGAGGGATGGCGGGAGGAACACATCTAGTTGGTGGAAGGATGTGTGTGACGTTTTACAAGGGGTTGGTTTTTGGGCGGAGGTTCGATCTTAGCTTAAGTAGGAAGGTGGGTAATGAGGAAGGTACTTGATATTTTGAGAGCTAAATGGTTAGGTGATGAACCTCTTAACATTAAACTTATTAGACTGTTTGAGTTATCCGTAGATAATATTATTTCGGTTGCAAATATGTATAAGATGGGGTGTGGAGTGGGGGAAGCAGGATGGAGATGGCGGCAATGTCTCTTTGTGTGGGAGGGGGAATTATATATGGAGTGTGTGCCGCTTTGGATTTTATTTTCTTGCAGCACGGTACACCAAATTGGTGGAGGTGGTTGTCTGATCCTAATACAAGTTACTCGGTCATCAAAGCTTATCATTTATTAACTACTTAACTCTCATTGTTCCGTTAGTAGTGATTGCCCAGAATGACGTTACATGGAACAAAATTGCTCCCTTGAaagtatttatttttgcttGGAGGTTATTAAATAATAGGCTTCTAACAAAAGATAATTTAATTCGTCGAGAAATGACTCATTTGGATTCAATATTATGTGCAAGTGGTTGTGGAGTCGCTGAAATTtccaaccaattttttttttttttttgttgcaattttctcattttctttggaaaaaaattCTTCATTGGTTAGGTGTGTGTGGTCGATTATCAAATGTTGTTGATGACCACACTTCACAATTTTGTAATGCTTATGTTTTTCGTAGAGAAGTTTGATCAGGTTTACAAGTGGTTTGGTTGACTTGTTGGATTTAGGCCCGGTTTTGGGCCAGGGCAAGCAGGGCCCGAGCCCAGGGCCTCCAAATTTTGGGGGCCTCAATATTTTTTCAGGCCCATCAAGTTAATAGTAGTCAAGTATTGGTTTTGCGAATTTATAACACAAAATGAATGCTGTCCTAATGGTTGGCGTGCGAGTTCGGTTCCAAGATGGTGTGATTTCAACTCCCATCTAGTGcttttgtttacttttattttgttgtaaTCCATTTCTTTTCCTGATGcttttgtttacttttattttgttgtcATCCATTTCGTTTACATTCATTGTAATCCATTTATAATGAACATTTcattaactatttttaaaattgtttcctCTTTTAACATGGTtagttttttctaaaaaaaaatcactttatataatttataaataacttcgctactttatttttttgaaaaaaaaactacattttattatttctttgaaaataaagaattaatttataaaattaagttgcaatttttattgtgaaatgACCTTATCTTTATGTTAGTTACACGGATAAATGACTATTTTTGATGTTATTGAtactatttataatttaaataattttttttcattttattttttatcaggggtccatttttattatttgtcctgGGCATCTAAAATCTCGGAACCGGCCCTGGTTGGATTCTCTAGAAGAAAGGAATCAATAGAATTTTTGTTCATAAAAAATCTTCAATGGAGACATTGTTTGACAAGGTAAACAGACTATCATGATAGTGGTCGAAGTCtaaaaaagaaatgttttaattatgatttaaatataattttcggATTGTTGATGTTATTGCATTTTCTGCAACCTCTTGTAAACTCTTTGGTTAAACACATATTATGCTTaactttatttaaatttataacataaaatttaaagcaaaaaaatatatagtatatatttatttataacttaGGACGAGAGAGTATACTTTAAAAATAGAGGGAGTATGTAGTAGGCAGTACAATAGGGTGGTGGTTTTGCTTAAGTCTTCCCCATAAACGACAAAATATCCTCTGATAGTCTCAATCCTCAAACCAAGACACAACACACCTACATACATTTTGTTTGCACTTTGCacccaattttatttatttatttttaaactccATTAATACAACTGGCAATATTTTTACACCTTCCATGTCATTAATTTAACAAGCGACATATTAACCGGTGTCCCCGATAGACtgattaagaaaattaaaaagagaaaaatttaaattaaaaataatattttttagactTTTGAGAAGTTAACTATACAAACTCcaatataaaattactatatttaatttcttaaatagTATCCGGGACGCGGTGCTCGGGACactttttagcatttttcatttAAGAATATTTTCATTACCACAAGTTCACTCTACTTTGCCTCGATATTTTAACCCATCATCTTAGATTTGAATCACGAACTCTCCTCATTCCTTCCTCTCTCTCAAATTTTCTCCTTCTATTTAACCCTTTCAAAAAACACACTTCAAAACCTCTTCAACATCACAATTCACATCAACACCTAACTtaagctctgtttggtaaaaccATTAATTCATTTCTGTATTATGGCAACAGCAGCTCAGAAGCACTTACATGAACTACTCAAAGAAGATCAAGAACCATTCCTTCTAACCAACTACATTACAGAAAAACGTATTAATTTACTAAAAAGACCTTCCACAAACAACACCATacaattgaagaaacaaaaacCAACAACAACAGTTAATCTCCGCAAAAATGCTTGTTTTTTCTCATTCCAAAACACACCAGATATAAAAAAATCACCACTTTttgaattctcttcaccaaCAAAAACCACTTTTCAAATTCCTGCTAAAACGGCGTCGCTTTTACTCGAAGCAGCTCTCAAAATTCAGAATAATAAGAAACCCCATTACAAAAACAAATCTTTTGGGGTTTTTGGTTCGTTGTTGAAGAAACTAACACAACGAAACAGAAACAAAAAGAGTGAATCATCAACAATTGAAGGTAATAACAATGTTTCTGTTAAGGATATTTTGAGATGGGATTCTTCTATTGGAAAAAGAGATAGAAAATGTTACAATGAAATCAGAGTGTGTTCCTGTGAAGTGGGGTTTACATGTTCTTCTTGCAATTGCAATGGAAGACATAGTAGTAGTGGTGTTTGGTCTGAGAGTAATGAAGATAAATCGTTGGATATGGAAACTTCGAGTAGTGGAAATTCTTGTGATGAGGTTGATGAGTTTGTGATGAATAAGAAGAAACAGAATGAAGATTGTGTTTGTTTTGATCATCGTGGGTTTTTCTGTGAAAGCCCTTTTCGTTTTGTTCTTGAAAGGAGTGTGTCTTCTTCCTCTGGCCACCGTACGCCGGAGTTTTCTTCGCCGGCGGATTCACCTAGTCGTCACCAAACAGAGGtttgtcattttcttaaatgtttttttttaataaaaatatataatttataatttatgtttttttcttaaattactTTAGTCTCTAttctctaatttttattttcaattttagtcatttttttttaacagcttCAATTTTAGTCTGGTTAAACAATATTTTACTCTCTATCTCAAAATAAGTGTGCATTATTTACATAACTTACTTTGCTCATTTTTTTCTactatgaaaaatgttaaatatattaatgtaaaaatagatttgtttcaataaaaatacttttaaaatatcaactttttcataataaaaaataatacatatttaaatatatgaatGGTAAATTTTTTGATATAAGTATGCAATAGTTAAATACTACACTTATTTTAGACCATAggaaatattattaaatgtaGGAGTAGAATGTAACATAgcatagctcaattggtagtgagATCGTATATATTATGCAGAAGTGAGATTCGAAATTTTAACAACTAAACTATTAGACtggaaagaaataaataaataaaatttacgTATAGtctaaattcaaaatatttttaatttttgcgaggtaaataaaatttgataattatTCTAATTAGaaatggaatttaaaaaatttgcttataaattgTTCCTACTAAGAATTCTACATTTGAGACCAATTGTTTggttatattttcattttttttttgataaataagtaCTATATTCAACTTTATCAgctgaaaaaaaaatgttgtataTCAGCTGATTTTGTTGATCATTGTTTCAATTCAAGTGACGGGTCTGACTCGGTACTTTGTGGACTAGTGAGTTGCAGCACCGAGTTAAACTCGTGAGTTTACAGTGTTTGTTTGTACCGTGGTGGTTTATTGTCGGCAAATAAGATCCGCATTCTGTGACTGATAATTTTGCGGGAACTTTGCTATTTACTATGACAATTATAACCCTTTCATTTTTGCCAAATAtgttaaaatatcaatttagAAGAGGGTAAAATAGGTAAATTCAATTCAATGGATTTGGTTTGGTGTCCTTACTTTTTTAACTACCAGGTGGTGGTTATTCAGTAAATAATGactttattatgttttttgtttgttctaTGGTTATTATCTGATTCCGACATTCTATTTATTACTAACTAGCAGGCCAGGCaggcgcctgcctgtgtctaacttatgtacccaaaaaaaagatacgccttatgttatggtgagtttgttaataaaagatttttgttgctactaaaaaaaagcaagggtaatgttggtattatgaaaattctaccccaaaactcatgtattctttttatatatattatagtatagaatagatatagatgaaaaaaccataagaaaaaaaagaggaagttaagggcatttatggaataattaaaaaaccataaaggaagttaagggcaaaatggaccaaaaaaatccagcccaaactctcttatccctttatatattgttatagatatattgttatagaagtatagaatagatatagatgaaaaaatcataaaaaaaaaaaagaggaagttaagggcaattatggaataattaaaaaaccataaaggaagttaagggcaaaatggaccaaaaaaaatccagcccaaactcccttatcccctttatatattgttatagataataCTAATGTATAGTTTCtcatttgtatttttgtttgtcaTTAAGTGTATTGTTGTGTAGTAGCGATTAAAGTCAATAACAACCcaaatttatgaataaaaaacCCAATTATGGATCAAGTATTGAGTCTATATCATACTACACATTATTAGAATGATTAAGAAATTATGTTAACTACTCCaattatgatattattattcTAAATTAAAGttgttatgaattttttataggACAAAGAAGTTGACGGTGTGAACAAATTCCAATCAGCTAAAGATGAGGAAGAGAAGGAACAGTGTAGTCCAGTATCTGTTTTAGATCCACCCTTTCAggattatgatgatgatgatgatgatgatgattgccATGAAAACGATGATGAAGAGGATGATTATGATTTGGAGTGTAGCTACGCCAATGTACAAAGTATgtcattattttatttggttttagagttaatcatcaatttaatcATAAAGCATACTGACTCCAGTTTAATCACTAAGTTacataaaaataacataaaaataacaagTACTACGGCTCATTATTTAATGTATGTTTCGTATCACAATAGATATGCCAAATTTATGGTGGTTATCATGATTCTGACATACTCACCATAATATTAAACATATGCTTAGTATATAAAAACCATCAATTCAACTTCTATGGTTAAGATGTTAAAGACtaacatgacaactttttgtattCGCTAGAGAATGAATCGACAAATATAGGGTGTGTTTGGATGAACTTAATTAAGCTTATCTATCGAcataagttttattttattaaattgtttgGTAGAATTTATAAAAACTGTTTATggtatttttataagcttttttcaacttattttataagttctctaatatagtttatgaaaatagcttatagcatatacaaaaacaataataagtAGCATGTACTATGAGTTGAAAATAAGCTGTTTGTTCAAACAAAGCCTTAATATATTTCAGAACTTATATGTTattcttatatattttaaagtttagAATTTCATCTttcaagataaataaataagtgtACAAAGATTCGAACTCCCAATTCTTGCATATTTCATACAATGTCTGCATATTTTAAACTTATGCCAATGTTGCATTCTCATTAAgctcaatttattttaatatttttgtcattttttgttGTATAGTCGTTTTCCATCAAAATACCAGCGTACACGTTTCTTCAAAGTTGATTGTCcgttttccattaaaaaaaagttgattgtCCGATACAAAAAATACCATAAGAGGTGCTAGTTGGTGAAATGATTGTGCTCAAATTGAAACATATTAACATCCAACTTTGTGGGTTCCATTTAAATATTACAGTAGTTCATCATATAGCAGGCATTTTGCATTGAATGTGAATTTGGCTCACTCTttgtttttaaccattagacaTAATCACTTATGTATGGTTATAAATTTCAACATGACCCACAAAATTTCTTAATGTCAGAAGAAAATCTGTCTTGATTGTGATGCTTCTATTCAATGTCTTGTATAAGGTTTCAGCAATATGAGGTTTCATCATGTTTTGATGGTAATTTTTGGTTGTTGAGAATTTAGTATTCTTATGTGTGTGATTTATTTAACTTGGTCAAAATGTTGCAACTTGCCATGTGAGTTATTGCTTCACTCACATGTGTGCATTTAAACACTTGACTTAGTTTGAATTCTTCAAGACCTTTTTATGCATTTTAATTTTAGGAAATGTATTACATGCTCTAAAAAAATCATAGTCAATGccgttaatatatttttaaagttcAATAAAGATTAGATGATTCGAATTCTAGGTTTATGTTTTGAAATTAGAATATAAATGATCTGATCTTGTTTAATAGTTAAGTTATGTTGACTGTATGTAGTGACTGagaatttttttctcttaaaaaagttttaatatgTAAATTTTCTATTACTTCAATTCACATTGTCCCTAGAGCTTTTATGCATCTACCTATTTGGTGTTATCTAGTTCCTATTGGTGTTATATCTATGTGTAGTTAATTGCAAGAATTAAGAAATTTGTTCATATTGTAAAgataaaaaaagttgaaatttgatgttttaatttgAAATGTCTTAtgtcaaaattttttttttgcaatgtctaagcaattttataatttttattttttatttttatgttaccTTGTTGTTTGTGAAGTATTTGTTGCGAATAATGCTTTAatatttttgaagattttaaatttaaatatattttagagttatatttaaaatagatattattaagatttaagatttatatttctgtttaaaattttaagaaaacgtttagaatatttaaaattagtttgttattttaaaagatatgatgtagaaatttgtttttcttgtagttTTATATATAGAGCAATATAACTATGAATTATAAGgaggataaaaataaaaatatgagagTATTCTCCAAATCACACTATATTTCAAGAGTGTTTCCCcgaatacaaaaaatcatatcaGTATTCATGGACTTTACTAATTTCGGCCGTAAGAACCTACCTGCGGGTCATCTGCCCCAGCCTAGTTTTATTGCAAAATTAAGCAAATCTTGTGAAGATATTTattattgattttctttttgtgtATTAAATTTTCAGGAACCAAGCAACAACTATTAGATAGACTTCGTAGATTCGAGCAACTTGCAGAATTAGATCCATTAGAACTCGAGAAAAGAATGCAAGAAGAAAACGAGTGCGAAACATTTTTCGAAGATGACGATGAAGATGAAAGCGATGCACCATGTGAAGAAAAGGCTCTAAGAGAAATAGTCAATGAAATCCTCTACAATTCAAGTGTTCATGATAGATGGCAAGACCAAGAAGTTCTTAAGAGACTTGTTTATGATCTCATTaaggaagaagagaaagaacTTAGTTGTTCACAAGATATGAACAATGTAATGAAAAGGGTATGCAAGAAGATGGAATTGTGGAAAGAAGTGGAATCTAACACTATTGATATGATGATAGAAGAGGATTTTACTAGAGAGGAAATTGGGTGGAAGAAACATAATGAGGAGACAAAAGAGCTAGCTAGAGAGGTTGAGCTTTCTATCTTTAGCTTTTTAGTTGATGAATTTTCAGAGGAATTAGTATGTTAATTATGTGGGTAAATTTTGAGGGAGTTTATGAGGTACTTAATTATGTTAATGAATATTGattatctttattcttttattattagatATTAGAAGAGTATAGTATGAGTtgaaacttattttaaaaatagactAGTTTTAGTTAAGAAAAAGAGGCCAAAATTTAATTTGGGTTTGAGGGGAAGCATGGGGGATATGTACATGACTCATGTATGAAGTTCGTTGTTCTTTGAGAATTCTGTAAATCACTTTTCctaattaaattttgttacaAGTATTGATCTCGAGCTTATATATTATCTAACCGATTTTATGGTGCAGCCGATTGTAGAGAATCCATTTTGTTCACTTCATGGGTTAGAGTGGCggagaaaaaattataaatgattcCGTAcgacttttaaaaatatatatgacgTGATaagattaaagaaaaaaaaaagtagaaagagAAACATGAGTAAAAGAGACTTAAGAAAATTTGAGATTGACTTATGGTGTTCTATTTTTATTGATGTAATGAGGAGTAATGAGATGGGGGTTAAACATCaatgttaattttaataatgaaTTTTGAATCCATATATTGTTTAATTTCCAACCCTATTATCTTAAGAGATGAATAATGAAGACACTTGTTGCCAGCAATGTGAACTAAAGATATCATGCAAAACGTCTCTCTAAAGTATATGTTTGGGGAGCCTTTAGTATATCAAATAAAGTGGTTGAGAATGCAGTGTATATTACACTATCTTCCTAGttatttttcaacttcttcagaAAGAATGATACTAAGCTTGTGGTGGTGTAGAAGGAATTGTAGTTGGGGTCTGGGGGACACTAGATGGAATAATATTGTAGTTGTTATGAACAAAGGGGTTTGTATTCTCATTGATTATTCCAACAATACAAGCtctctatatatagagagatacacaTACACAAGCCTAACAAACTTGGCCCAATGCCAAGGCAAGCCCACTAGCGCGCGCGCCACTAAGGCTGGCTTGGCCTGCAAGCTATGTGATTCTAACAAACACTCCCCTAAACTGAACATCTCATACAGtttacatcaaataaaatgcAAAAAACAATACTAAACAAAACTGAAAAACACCACAGGACTTAAGCCAAACTGTGAACATCACAAAGTCCAAGCCTTTCTCTGAACCTGCAAAATGACTCAAGCTTCAAAGCCTTGGTCATAATGTCTGCTATCTGATCTTGAGTGCTGCAATGAATGAGCTTCACCACTCCATCCTTGGTTAAGTCTCTCAGAAAATAAAACCTCACATCAATGTGTTTAGATCTACCATGTAAAACTGGATTCATAGAAAGCTTGATGGAGGAGTTATTGTCACAATGTATAACAGTGCAACTTTGCTGCTGATTCAATTGCTCAAGAATTCTTCTTAGCCAAATTCCTTGACAGGCACAAGCAGTGGCTGCCACAAATTCTGCTTCAGTAGTTG from Trifolium pratense cultivar HEN17-A07 linkage group LG1, ARS_RC_1.1, whole genome shotgun sequence includes these protein-coding regions:
- the LOC123904081 gene encoding probable serine/threonine-protein kinase kinX; its protein translation is MATAAQKHLHELLKEDQEPFLLTNYITEKRINLLKRPSTNNTIQLKKQKPTTTVNLRKNACFFSFQNTPDIKKSPLFEFSSPTKTTFQIPAKTASLLLEAALKIQNNKKPHYKNKSFGVFGSLLKKLTQRNRNKKSESSTIEGNNNVSVKDILRWDSSIGKRDRKCYNEIRVCSCEVGFTCSSCNCNGRHSSSGVWSESNEDKSLDMETSSSGNSCDEVDEFVMNKKKQNEDCVCFDHRGFFCESPFRFVLERSVSSSSGHRTPEFSSPADSPSRHQTEDKEVDGVNKFQSAKDEEEKEQCSPVSVLDPPFQDYDDDDDDDDCHENDDEEDDYDLECSYANVQRTKQQLLDRLRRFEQLAELDPLELEKRMQEENECETFFEDDDEDESDAPCEEKALREIVNEILYNSSVHDRWQDQEVLKRLVYDLIKEEEKELSCSQDMNNVMKRVCKKMELWKEVESNTIDMMIEEDFTREEIGWKKHNEETKELAREVELSIFSFLVDEFSEELVC